The Candidatus Woesearchaeota archaeon genome has a window encoding:
- a CDS encoding protein-L-isoaspartate(D-aspartate) O-methyltransferase — MKNRLIEFWKKEKIVKNEKVLEAFKAVPRELFILGGYEHEAYGDYPLPIQAGQTISQPTTVMIMTDALNVKEGQKILEIGTGSGYQAAILADLVGKKGKVITTEIIKELVEFSKNNIGKLKIKNIKILHSDGSEGYIKEALYDRIIVTAACPKIPQPLVDQLKEGGIIVAPVESILGQEMVKGIKKNGKLITASLGYFSFVPLKGKHGY; from the coding sequence ATGAAAAACCGGCTAATAGAATTCTGGAAAAAAGAAAAAATTGTAAAAAACGAAAAAGTATTGGAAGCGTTCAAAGCAGTTCCTCGCGAATTGTTCATTCTTGGCGGCTATGAACATGAAGCTTATGGAGATTATCCTTTGCCGATTCAAGCAGGCCAGACAATATCGCAGCCGACAACTGTGATGATAATGACTGATGCACTCAATGTTAAAGAAGGACAAAAAATTCTTGAAATTGGAACAGGCTCAGGCTATCAAGCCGCGATATTAGCTGATCTCGTAGGTAAAAAAGGGAAAGTAATAACAACAGAAATAATAAAAGAATTAGTTGAATTCTCAAAAAACAACATAGGAAAATTAAAAATAAAAAACATAAAAATCCTGCATAGTGATGGAAGTGAAGGCTACATTAAAGAAGCACTGTATGACCGAATAATCGTCACTGCAGCCTGTCCGAAGATTCCGCAGCCACTGGTTGATCAGCTCAAGGAAGGCGGAATAATTGTTGCGCCAGTTGAAAGCATTCTGGGCCAGGAAATGGTAAAAGGCATTAAAAAGAACGGCAAATTAATAACAGCATCGCTTGGATATTTCAGTTTTGTTCCATTAAAGGGAAAGCACGGTTATTAG
- a CDS encoding carbohydrate kinase family protein — protein MYDVITIGSAVVDTFVDTGNRLFQDVHRGCVRVPFGSKILIENVRVDTGGAGTNTATVFSRLGFKAACVSKAGCGTNSQRIINALKKEHVDTSLIICSPKGRTGFSIILDAKGHDRTILAFKGSNDDLRYNEVKKSKLKTKWFYIGSMLNESYKTVEKLADFAVRNNIKTAFNPSAYLAEKGVGFLGKLLRNIDVLILNKEEAGYIAGKSEDIAVLLKKLKKLIAGIVVITDGKKGAYCYDGKYSYHIAAHHIKVVEATGAGDAFAASFVAGLMKGKSIEFCLQLGIANSESVITHPGAKNKLLHWKEIVEMINKNPGKITKQKQSH, from the coding sequence ATGTACGATGTCATAACAATCGGCTCTGCTGTTGTTGATACTTTTGTTGATACAGGAAACAGGCTTTTTCAAGATGTTCATAGGGGATGTGTAAGGGTTCCTTTTGGATCGAAAATTCTTATTGAAAATGTAAGGGTTGATACAGGCGGAGCAGGAACAAACACAGCAACTGTATTTTCAAGATTGGGGTTCAAGGCTGCCTGTGTAAGCAAGGCTGGATGCGGAACGAACTCGCAGAGGATAATAAATGCCCTGAAAAAAGAGCATGTTGATACAAGCTTAATTATTTGTTCTCCGAAAGGAAGGACGGGCTTTTCAATTATACTTGATGCAAAGGGGCATGACAGGACGATTTTGGCGTTTAAAGGATCGAATGATGACCTGCGCTATAATGAAGTTAAAAAATCAAAGTTAAAAACGAAGTGGTTTTATATCGGGTCAATGCTTAACGAGTCATATAAAACAGTTGAAAAGCTGGCTGATTTTGCTGTTAGGAACAATATAAAGACAGCATTCAACCCCAGCGCTTATCTGGCTGAAAAAGGAGTCGGGTTTTTAGGAAAACTGCTGAGAAATATAGATGTATTAATTCTGAATAAAGAGGAAGCAGGCTATATAGCCGGAAAAAGCGAAGATATTGCAGTTTTATTAAAAAAATTAAAAAAACTTATAGCGGGCATTGTTGTGATAACAGATGGGAAAAAAGGAGCCTATTGCTATGATGGAAAGTATTCATATCATATTGCGGCGCATCATATCAAGGTTGTAGAGGCGACTGGCGCAGGAGATGCATTTGCAGCTTCGTTTGTTGCTGGGTTGATGAAAGGAAAAAGCATTGAATTTTGCCTGCAGCTAGGTATTGCAAATTCTGAATCTGTTATAACTCATCCCGGGGCTAAAAATAAACTGTTGCATTGGAAGGAAATAGTGGAAATGATAAATAAGAACCCCGGAAAAATAACAAAGCAAAAGCAGAGTCACTAA
- a CDS encoding DNA double-strand break repair nuclease NurA: MNSEIFEKIIRFLNTDTENQGSYCMFSDKAYKPVKVSKDNFKEIKTANNKNKIAFIDGGNAEILSASNFSLQLIRLYYTIYEKNKRIKAEKFEFYLLINSLNDGGNIFYKTEIFPVNFDIESFSFDSYDATIKEGNNQISISKIGDVIRRFSEIKLALETAKDLEANDVIVLDGTLQANYTNEKNVLEMLYNEAEERGIIITALSKTSTLFTETGGSYIALLDGISPYKKWVYHPVAEINSEKHKAELFIVKLDERSSYNLRFEAYKNVKFDIAGIVSGLSLNASDPVLPGYPYGMIEADKFARITNEEKEALKMAFAVKAGKDWKKIAAFLNTRNLHEILDKMGF; the protein is encoded by the coding sequence ATGAATTCCGAGATATTTGAAAAGATAATAAGATTCCTGAATACAGACACAGAAAACCAGGGAAGCTACTGCATGTTTTCAGACAAGGCATACAAGCCGGTCAAGGTTTCTAAAGATAATTTTAAGGAGATCAAAACTGCCAATAATAAAAACAAGATTGCCTTTATTGACGGAGGCAATGCGGAGATACTGTCTGCCTCTAACTTTTCTCTGCAGCTGATAAGGCTTTATTATACGATCTATGAAAAAAATAAAAGGATCAAAGCAGAGAAATTTGAATTTTATTTATTGATCAATTCGCTGAATGATGGCGGCAATATTTTTTATAAGACAGAAATATTTCCTGTGAATTTTGATATTGAATCCTTTTCATTTGATTCCTACGATGCCACGATAAAAGAAGGAAACAACCAGATAAGCATATCAAAAATAGGCGATGTGATAAGAAGATTCTCTGAGATAAAGCTTGCACTAGAGACTGCAAAAGATCTAGAAGCAAATGACGTTATAGTTTTGGACGGCACATTGCAGGCAAATTATACGAATGAAAAAAATGTACTGGAGATGCTTTATAATGAAGCCGAAGAAAGAGGCATAATAATAACAGCGCTTTCCAAGACTTCAACATTGTTCACTGAAACCGGAGGATCGTATATTGCCTTGCTTGATGGCATTTCACCTTATAAGAAATGGGTTTATCATCCTGTTGCTGAAATAAACAGCGAAAAGCACAAGGCAGAGCTGTTTATTGTTAAATTAGATGAAAGATCAAGCTACAACCTTAGATTTGAGGCTTATAAAAACGTTAAATTCGATATTGCCGGCATAGTTTCAGGCCTTTCACTTAATGCTTCTGACCCTGTGCTGCCAGGCTATCCTTATGGCATGATAGAAGCGGACAAGTTTGCGAGGATCACAAATGAGGAAAAAGAGGCGCTGAAGATGGCATTTGCTGTCAAGGCAGGAAAAGACTGGAAGAAGATAGCTGCGTTCCTGAATACAAGGAACCTGCATGAGATTCTGGATAAAATGGGTTTTTAG